One Streptomyces sp. NBC_00523 genomic region harbors:
- a CDS encoding acyl-CoA carboxylase subunit beta — protein sequence MTTSPVPELLGQAGLRGRVAELREIHAAAERGPGDRATEVQHAKGKLTARERIELLFDPGSFHEVEQLRRHRATGFGLEAKKPYTDGVVTGWGTVEGRTVFVYAHDFRIFGGALGEAHATKIHKIMDMAISAGAPLVSLNDGAGARIQEGVSALAGYGGIFQRNTRASGVIPQISVMLGPCAGGAAYSPALTDFVFMVRETSQMFITGPDVVKAVTGEEITQNGLGGADVHAETSGVAHFAYDDEETCIAEVRYLLSLLPQNNRENPPVAPTADPADRRSDTLLDLVPVDGNRPYDMAEVIEELVDDGEYLEVHEHWARNIICVLARLGGEVVGIVANQPKTLAGVLDIEASEKAARFVQLCDAFNIPIVTLLDVPGFLPGVDQEHGGIIRHGAKLLYAYCNATVPRISLILRKAYGGAYIVMDSQSIGADLTYAWPTNEIAVMGAEGAANVIFRRQIAGAEDPGAMRARMVKEYKTELMHPYYAAERGLVDDVIDPAGTREVLIASLAMLRTKHADLPARKHGNPPQ from the coding sequence ATGACCACTTCCCCCGTCCCGGAACTGCTGGGGCAGGCCGGTCTCCGCGGCCGCGTGGCGGAACTGCGCGAGATCCACGCGGCGGCGGAGCGCGGGCCCGGTGACCGGGCGACCGAGGTGCAGCACGCCAAGGGCAAGCTGACGGCGCGTGAGCGCATCGAGCTCCTTTTCGACCCGGGTTCCTTCCATGAGGTGGAGCAGCTGCGGCGGCACCGGGCGACGGGTTTCGGCCTGGAGGCGAAGAAGCCGTACACCGATGGTGTCGTCACCGGCTGGGGTACGGTGGAGGGCCGGACGGTCTTCGTGTACGCGCACGACTTCCGGATCTTCGGCGGGGCGCTGGGTGAGGCTCACGCGACGAAGATTCACAAGATCATGGACATGGCCATCTCGGCCGGTGCGCCGCTGGTGTCCCTGAACGACGGCGCGGGCGCCCGTATCCAGGAAGGTGTCTCGGCGCTCGCGGGGTACGGCGGGATCTTCCAGCGGAACACGCGCGCCTCCGGTGTCATCCCGCAGATCTCGGTGATGCTCGGCCCGTGCGCGGGCGGTGCGGCCTACAGCCCCGCCCTGACGGACTTCGTGTTCATGGTCCGTGAGACCTCGCAGATGTTCATCACCGGTCCGGACGTCGTGAAGGCGGTCACCGGCGAGGAGATCACGCAGAACGGCCTGGGCGGCGCGGACGTCCACGCCGAGACCTCGGGCGTCGCGCACTTCGCGTACGACGACGAGGAGACCTGCATCGCCGAGGTCCGCTACCTGCTGTCCCTGCTGCCGCAGAACAACCGCGAGAACCCGCCCGTGGCACCGACCGCCGACCCGGCGGACCGTCGCTCGGACACCCTCCTCGACCTGGTGCCGGTGGACGGCAACCGCCCGTACGACATGGCGGAGGTCATCGAGGAACTGGTGGACGACGGCGAATACCTGGAGGTCCACGAGCACTGGGCGCGCAACATCATCTGCGTCCTGGCCCGGCTGGGCGGCGAGGTGGTGGGCATCGTCGCCAACCAGCCGAAGACGCTGGCCGGGGTGCTCGACATCGAGGCGTCCGAGAAGGCCGCGCGCTTCGTGCAGCTCTGCGACGCCTTCAACATCCCGATCGTGACGCTCCTCGACGTGCCAGGCTTCCTGCCCGGCGTGGACCAGGAGCACGGGGGGATCATCCGGCACGGCGCCAAACTGCTGTACGCGTACTGCAACGCCACCGTGCCCCGCATCTCGCTGATCCTGCGCAAGGCGTACGGCGGCGCCTACATCGTCATGGACAGCCAGTCCATCGGTGCGGACCTCACCTACGCCTGGCCCACCAACGAGATCGCGGTCATGGGCGCGGAGGGCGCCGCCAACGTCATCTTCCGGCGGCAGATCGCGGGGGCCGAGGACCCCGGGGCGATGCGCGCCCGCATGGTCAAGGAGTACAAGACCGAGCTCATGCACCCCTATTACGCCGCCGAGCGGGGGCTCGTGGACGACGTCATCGATCCGGCCGGGACGCGCGAGGTGCTGATCGCCTCGCTCGCGATGCTCCGTACGAAGCACGCCGACCTGCCGGCCCGCAAGCACGGAAACCCCCCGCAGTAG
- a CDS encoding condensation domain-containing protein → MSDDLVLAVVLAPVPAASGPSVEAELCGPLDPGPAEAVAARVTQRHAYTVTAEPSGAGRLTLRVAHAQGGPARPGAEVFADVLALAGGARDTVTVTGHQQDLIRAAVEEPAGGHVGQVAWNWTGPVDLARFTAAWLSVADRETVLRAAFDWTHLPRLVLHDWAAIDVAHLAHGVVSWSDLIERDRLRGFAPHRPGLLRVTLMDGPPRPGGTRAPTRVLLTYHRALLDERGVHLLLREFYRAYARGGALPGRERRPDVRDHARWLARQRTEGARAYWATATAPPETAAPEVPDDGSPAGPLGTGRVHRRLRPPQTTRLRTWAAMRGAGESSALHAVWALLLYRAAGAAGPVPVSFGVHLSARDIPMEGAAGIPGLLGNPLPMTVTVDPAEPVAGLLGQARDAALDLAVHAWVPGDRVRVWTGRNPDAELFETGIVFDNRVELPAALLAELRAQDVEVDAPRSISAHPGLPLTLAARHDADGGLALTVRYDRRCLGDVEASALLSHCVRLLRSLPDHRDPQSAVGDLLELLQGFEVPRVLPRPPVPEGPDMAVLRAGDPSADTIVLVRTPGVPVGAYEALVRHHRGPERIVSLRAARPGDPSALPGLRGAGRPEGPGRLVLCGAGPGGAAAYEMACAADEGTVAAVVMTGVGSGPGCAGALAAGLKSVRAGSR, encoded by the coding sequence ATGAGTGACGATCTGGTGCTTGCGGTGGTCCTCGCACCGGTGCCTGCCGCCTCCGGTCCGTCCGTCGAGGCGGAGCTGTGCGGCCCCCTCGACCCCGGCCCGGCCGAGGCGGTGGCGGCCCGGGTGACCCAGCGTCATGCGTACACGGTGACGGCGGAGCCGTCCGGAGCCGGGCGCCTCACCCTGCGCGTCGCGCACGCGCAGGGCGGTCCGGCCCGGCCCGGAGCCGAGGTGTTCGCCGACGTCCTGGCGCTGGCGGGCGGTGCACGCGACACCGTCACGGTGACCGGGCACCAGCAGGACCTGATCCGCGCGGCCGTCGAGGAGCCGGCGGGCGGGCACGTCGGCCAGGTCGCCTGGAACTGGACGGGGCCGGTCGACCTCGCCCGGTTCACCGCCGCCTGGCTGTCCGTCGCCGACCGGGAGACCGTCCTGCGGGCGGCCTTCGACTGGACGCACCTGCCCCGGCTGGTGCTGCACGACTGGGCCGCGATCGACGTCGCCCACCTCGCACACGGCGTCGTCTCCTGGAGCGACCTGATCGAGCGCGACCGCCTGCGCGGCTTCGCACCGCACCGCCCCGGCCTGCTGCGCGTGACCCTGATGGACGGGCCGCCCCGCCCCGGGGGCACCCGCGCGCCCACCCGGGTCCTGCTCACCTACCACCGGGCGCTGCTGGACGAGCGCGGCGTCCACCTGCTGCTGCGGGAGTTCTACCGGGCGTACGCCCGCGGGGGCGCCCTGCCCGGACGCGAGCGGCGCCCCGATGTGCGGGACCACGCCCGGTGGCTGGCCCGGCAGCGGACCGAGGGCGCCCGCGCCTACTGGGCGACGGCCACCGCGCCCCCGGAGACGGCCGCGCCCGAGGTCCCGGACGACGGGTCCCCGGCCGGGCCGCTCGGCACCGGACGCGTCCACCGGCGGCTGCGGCCGCCCCAGACCACCCGCCTGCGCACCTGGGCCGCGATGCGCGGCGCGGGGGAGTCCAGCGCCCTGCACGCCGTGTGGGCGCTGCTGCTGTACCGGGCGGCCGGTGCGGCCGGCCCGGTGCCGGTCAGCTTCGGCGTGCACCTGTCGGCCCGGGACATCCCGATGGAGGGCGCCGCGGGCATTCCGGGGCTGCTGGGCAACCCGCTGCCGATGACGGTCACCGTCGACCCCGCCGAACCGGTGGCCGGCCTTCTCGGGCAGGCGCGTGACGCCGCGCTGGACCTGGCCGTCCACGCCTGGGTGCCGGGCGACCGGGTCCGGGTCTGGACCGGCCGGAACCCCGACGCCGAACTCTTCGAGACCGGCATCGTGTTCGACAACCGGGTCGAGCTGCCCGCCGCGCTGCTGGCGGAGCTGCGCGCCCAGGACGTCGAGGTGGACGCCCCGCGCAGCATCAGCGCGCACCCCGGACTGCCGCTCACCCTCGCGGCCCGGCACGACGCGGACGGCGGGCTCGCCCTCACGGTGCGCTACGACCGACGGTGCCTGGGGGACGTGGAGGCGTCCGCGCTGCTCTCGCACTGCGTACGCCTGCTGAGGTCGTTGCCGGACCACCGCGACCCGCAGTCCGCCGTCGGCGATCTCCTCGAACTCCTCCAGGGCTTCGAGGTGCCCCGCGTGCTGCCCCGGCCGCCCGTGCCGGAGGGACCGGACATGGCGGTGCTGCGCGCCGGGGACCCGTCGGCCGACACGATCGTGCTGGTGCGGACGCCGGGTGTGCCCGTGGGCGCGTACGAGGCCCTGGTCCGTCATCACCGGGGCCCGGAACGGATCGTGAGCCTGCGGGCGGCGCGGCCGGGGGATCCCTCCGCGCTGCCCGGGCTGCGGGGTGCCGGGCGGCCGGAGGGGCCCGGGCGGCTGGTGCTGTGCGGTGCCGGGCCGGGGGGCGCTGCCGCGTACGAGATGGCCTGCGCGGCCGACGAGGGCACGGTGGCGGCCGTCGTCATGACGGGGGTCGGCAGCGGTCCGGGCTGTGCCGGCGCGCTGGCGGCGGGGCTGAAGTCCGTGCGTGCGGGGAGCCGTTGA
- a CDS encoding acyl-CoA carboxylase subunit epsilon, which translates to MGGPETAVSALRIERGRATEEELAALTVVLLALRADADGQREKPPAGRVPGWSPEPVYRAPRSWR; encoded by the coding sequence ATGGGCGGTCCGGAAACGGCGGTGTCCGCGTTGCGCATCGAGCGCGGGCGGGCCACCGAGGAGGAGCTCGCCGCGCTCACGGTGGTGCTGCTCGCCCTGCGCGCGGACGCCGACGGGCAGCGGGAGAAGCCCCCGGCCGGGCGCGTCCCGGGGTGGAGCCCCGAGCCCGTCTACCGAGCTCCGCGCAGCTGGCGATAG
- a CDS encoding ScbR family autoregulator-binding transcription factor, giving the protein MVKQARAAVTRQALISAAAEVFGADGYAMATLPVISGRAGVSSGALHFHFPNKDALATAVEDAAAAAALALTEETARTAEGGRLQELVAAAGRLMDAVTDDPVVRAGFRLGGDPSRKSEAKLHDWWYEWVRNALVQARADGELAEDVSAEDAAVVIVAATLGLETLGAADRYWRSAERLVQLWSFALPRLIPAE; this is encoded by the coding sequence ATGGTGAAGCAGGCGCGAGCGGCTGTGACGCGTCAGGCCCTCATCTCGGCCGCGGCGGAGGTCTTCGGTGCCGACGGGTACGCGATGGCGACGCTTCCGGTCATCAGCGGTCGGGCCGGGGTGAGTTCGGGCGCCCTGCACTTCCACTTCCCCAACAAGGACGCGCTTGCGACCGCCGTGGAGGACGCCGCCGCGGCGGCCGCCCTCGCGCTGACCGAGGAGACCGCGCGCACCGCCGAGGGCGGCCGGCTTCAGGAGCTCGTCGCCGCCGCGGGCCGGCTGATGGACGCGGTCACCGACGATCCGGTCGTGCGCGCGGGCTTCCGGCTGGGCGGCGACCCCTCGCGCAAGAGCGAGGCCAAGCTCCACGACTGGTGGTACGAGTGGGTGCGCAACGCCCTCGTCCAGGCCCGCGCCGACGGGGAGTTGGCCGAGGACGTCTCGGCCGAGGACGCGGCGGTGGTCATCGTGGCGGCGACGCTCGGCCTGGAAACCCTCGGCGCGGCCGACCGGTACTGGCGGTCCGCGGAACGGCTGGTCCAGCTGTGGTCGTTCGCGCTGCCGCGGCTGATCCCGGCGGAGTAG
- a CDS encoding AfsR/SARP family transcriptional regulator has translation MDIDVLGTLVVREMGTSITPTAPKPRQVLALLALHADEVVPVGTLTEELWGSEPPRSARPTLQTYILQLRELITAALDEHGDDTRTAKDVLLTVPGGYLLKGGEGSHDVQDFERLAGMGYRAMDAEDFPEGARLLREALALWTGPALADVHTGPHLDTQIKRLEESRLCALDQRIEADLKLGRHRELLSELTVLLSRYSTHESLCGQYMLALYRSGRRGEALDAYQRLRSTLVRTLGLEPSPALAKLQRSILMARPEGVAGASGVRLA, from the coding sequence GTGGACATCGACGTACTCGGCACGCTCGTCGTGCGGGAAATGGGCACTTCGATCACACCGACCGCGCCCAAGCCCCGGCAGGTGCTCGCCCTGCTGGCCCTGCACGCCGACGAGGTGGTGCCCGTGGGCACCCTCACCGAAGAGCTGTGGGGGAGCGAGCCGCCGCGCAGCGCCCGGCCCACCCTCCAGACGTACATCCTCCAGCTGCGCGAACTGATCACCGCCGCGCTCGACGAGCACGGCGACGACACCCGCACGGCCAAGGACGTCCTGCTCACCGTCCCCGGGGGCTACTTACTCAAGGGCGGCGAAGGCAGCCACGACGTGCAGGACTTCGAGCGGCTGGCCGGCATGGGGTACCGGGCCATGGACGCCGAGGACTTTCCCGAGGGCGCGCGGCTGCTGCGCGAGGCGCTGGCCCTGTGGACCGGCCCGGCACTCGCCGACGTCCACACCGGGCCGCACCTCGACACCCAGATCAAGCGGTTGGAGGAGAGTCGGCTGTGCGCCCTGGACCAGCGCATCGAGGCCGATCTCAAGCTGGGCCGCCACCGCGAACTGCTCTCCGAACTCACCGTCCTGCTCAGCAGGTACTCCACCCATGAGAGCCTGTGCGGCCAGTACATGCTGGCCCTCTACCGCTCCGGGCGGCGCGGCGAGGCGCTGGACGCCTACCAGCGGCTGCGCTCCACGCTGGTCCGCACGCTCGGGCTCGAACCCTCGCCCGCGCTGGCCAAGTTGCAGCGTTCCATCCTCATGGCCCGGCCCGAGGGCGTCGCGGGGGCGAGCGGAGTGCGGCTCGCCTGA